In a single window of the Hoyosella subflava DQS3-9A1 genome:
- a CDS encoding WS/DGAT/MGAT family O-acyltransferase has translation MALMLPQDFMFLAIESREHPMHVGGLELFSPPEGAGPEFVRDRYQQLLDTPEVAEKFRRRPGTPFNTPRNLFWATDSDIDLDYHVQLSALPQPGRMRELFAMTSRWHSQLLDRHRPLWETHVVEGLEDGRFAVYTKVHHALIDGVSALKTLQSVLLEDPDATGAPSPFAPRPRKSILSKKSMFNPLGLAKSGADLVGDVAGGVPAAARIGWQAVRERDMVLPLRAPRTMFNVPIGGARRFAAQSWPIDRIKAVGKAADCTLNDVVLAMCGSALRDYLLSQNALPEDPLIAMVPVSLHSLVEEDSGGNAVTSVLANLGTHLDDPIDRLECITNSMRQAKRMLTGLSPLQAMAVGAFMVAPLAFAPLPGYVTHAPPPFNVVISNVPGPKVPLHWDGARLDGIYPLSIAMDGLALNITLTSNAGNLDFGVVGCRKSVPHLQRILTYLEDALVSLEKRVDNSSATSLL, from the coding sequence ATGGCTCTGATGCTGCCGCAAGATTTCATGTTCCTCGCTATTGAGAGCCGTGAACATCCAATGCACGTTGGTGGACTCGAGCTCTTTTCGCCGCCGGAGGGTGCTGGGCCAGAGTTTGTCCGTGATCGCTATCAGCAGCTACTCGACACGCCGGAAGTGGCCGAGAAATTCCGGAGGCGGCCCGGAACTCCGTTCAACACACCCCGCAACCTTTTCTGGGCAACTGATAGCGATATCGATCTCGACTATCACGTCCAGCTTTCCGCGCTTCCGCAGCCGGGCCGGATGCGCGAACTCTTTGCCATGACGTCGCGCTGGCACAGTCAGCTGCTGGATCGGCACCGCCCGCTCTGGGAGACACACGTCGTGGAAGGGCTCGAGGACGGGCGGTTCGCCGTTTACACGAAGGTGCATCACGCGCTTATTGACGGTGTGTCCGCCCTGAAAACGCTGCAGTCAGTACTCCTGGAGGATCCGGATGCCACCGGAGCGCCATCACCCTTTGCGCCGCGGCCACGGAAGTCGATTCTGAGTAAAAAATCGATGTTCAATCCACTGGGTCTGGCGAAATCAGGGGCCGACCTTGTTGGCGATGTGGCTGGCGGAGTGCCGGCCGCAGCGCGGATCGGCTGGCAGGCTGTGCGTGAGAGAGACATGGTGCTGCCGCTGCGGGCGCCCCGGACCATGTTCAATGTTCCGATCGGCGGTGCACGCCGCTTCGCGGCCCAGTCGTGGCCGATCGACCGAATCAAGGCGGTTGGTAAAGCGGCAGATTGCACTCTTAACGACGTCGTTCTGGCGATGTGTGGAAGCGCATTGCGTGACTATCTTCTCAGCCAGAACGCGCTGCCGGAGGACCCGCTCATCGCCATGGTCCCCGTTTCGCTGCATAGTCTTGTGGAAGAAGATTCCGGCGGCAACGCGGTGACGAGTGTCCTGGCGAACCTGGGCACCCATCTGGATGATCCGATCGACCGTCTCGAATGCATCACAAATTCGATGCGGCAGGCAAAGCGAATGCTTACCGGATTGAGTCCATTGCAGGCAATGGCAGTAGGTGCATTCATGGTGGCCCCGCTAGCATTCGCGCCACTTCCCGGCTATGTAACGCACGCGCCTCCGCCGTTCAACGTGGTCATCTCGAATGTTCCCGGCCCAAAGGTGCCGTTGCACTGGGATGGCGCTCGCCTCGACGGCATCTACCCACTGTCGATCGCAATGGACGGCTTGGCCCTGAACATCACTCTGACCAGCAATGCTGGCAACCTGGACTTCGGCGTCGTCGGTTGCC
- a CDS encoding alpha/beta hydrolase, which yields MSNTMRHNRPLRLVGNTATAQAFPQHATVVRENYVGASLQATALAATLRLTVRPLLSVWAKWPHLPWPTGLVDLAGSALPPVPGTRYRPVQLPQCKAEWIRAEDVTTHRVILYLHGGAFVTCGLRTHRRMVSLISASAQSPVLSVDYRMLPRHTINHAIEDGVSAYRWLLRRGYRPDQIVIGGDSAGGYLTFMVALALRSQGLPVPAGLVALSPLTNLNPASKLAHENANKCALFAADVLNVFTEYADRVEQRLLIDGTPGPRVCPVESDLSGMPPTLLQVGSTEMLFSDSEMMADRLSHFGVSCHLQVWERQVHVFQAAAGLVPESSRAIREIGRFVRDAVPVQSLNRSRSLLG from the coding sequence ATGTCTAACACCATGCGTCACAACCGCCCCCTCCGTCTCGTTGGAAACACCGCAACAGCGCAAGCGTTTCCCCAGCACGCCACTGTGGTGCGCGAGAATTACGTCGGCGCAAGCCTACAGGCGACAGCACTCGCGGCAACGCTGCGACTCACAGTCCGACCCCTGCTTTCCGTGTGGGCGAAATGGCCCCATTTGCCGTGGCCTACCGGCCTCGTTGACCTGGCAGGCTCAGCGCTTCCTCCGGTGCCTGGCACGCGCTACCGGCCGGTGCAGCTGCCGCAGTGCAAAGCCGAATGGATCCGCGCGGAAGATGTCACCACCCACCGCGTCATTCTCTACCTCCATGGCGGCGCCTTCGTAACATGCGGCCTGCGCACACACCGCCGCATGGTTTCCCTGATCTCAGCGTCGGCACAGTCACCAGTACTCAGTGTCGACTACCGGATGCTGCCTCGGCACACAATCAATCATGCGATCGAAGACGGTGTTTCTGCCTACCGATGGCTGCTGCGCCGCGGCTACCGCCCGGATCAGATCGTCATCGGCGGCGACTCCGCGGGCGGTTATCTCACGTTCATGGTTGCGCTGGCTCTGCGCTCGCAGGGCCTGCCAGTCCCCGCAGGCCTCGTGGCCCTCTCGCCGCTCACGAACCTGAACCCAGCGTCCAAGCTCGCGCACGAGAACGCCAACAAATGCGCTCTTTTCGCCGCCGACGTCCTCAATGTGTTCACGGAATACGCTGATCGCGTCGAGCAGCGCCTCCTTATCGATGGCACACCCGGGCCCCGGGTATGCCCCGTCGAGAGTGACTTGTCGGGTATGCCTCCCACCCTGCTGCAAGTTGGTTCGACGGAGATGCTTTTCTCCGATTCCGAAATGATGGCCGATCGTCTGTCCCATTTCGGTGTGTCATGCCACCTGCAGGTGTGGGAACGGCAAGTGCATGTTTTCCAGGCCGCGGCTGGCCTGGTGCCGGAGTCATCCCGCGCTATCCGGGAGATCGGGCGGTTTGTCCGCGACGCAGTACCGGTTCAGTCCCTCAACCGGTCCCGGTCTCTGCTCGGCTGA
- a CDS encoding DNA polymerase domain-containing protein: protein MLDIDGIEVRLSNPDKIYYPALGSKGGTKRHLVDYYRTVAERGAILAVLRDRPTNLQRFPDGVEGEEIYQKRVPARRPHHVESCTVTFPSGRTAEALRVRSAADVVWAANLGTVTFHPWPVVCRDTDRPDELRVDLDPQPGTGFAEARIVARDALLPVLNELGYEGFVKTSGGRGLHVTIPIEPKWDFIEVRRAGIALAREVVRRSEDLATAAWWKEERGNRIFLDYNQNARDRTVASAYSARKTPIATVSAPLTWDEINDADADDFTIATVPALLSERGDPHADLHKTSYSIQTLLDWFARDEEQGEGELPYPPNYPKMPGEPKRVQPSRDRDRLRD from the coding sequence ATGCTCGATATTGACGGTATCGAAGTCCGGTTGTCGAATCCGGACAAGATCTACTATCCGGCGCTCGGCTCGAAGGGTGGGACGAAACGCCACCTCGTCGACTACTACCGCACGGTAGCGGAGCGCGGCGCGATCCTTGCTGTCCTGCGTGACAGGCCCACGAACCTCCAGCGTTTTCCGGACGGTGTCGAGGGGGAAGAGATCTATCAGAAGCGGGTCCCGGCGCGACGGCCGCACCATGTTGAATCGTGCACGGTGACTTTTCCGTCCGGACGGACGGCGGAGGCCTTACGCGTCAGGAGTGCCGCTGATGTCGTATGGGCGGCCAATCTCGGTACCGTCACGTTTCATCCTTGGCCGGTCGTGTGTAGAGATACCGACCGCCCTGATGAACTTCGGGTCGATCTTGATCCTCAGCCTGGTACCGGCTTCGCGGAAGCCCGAATCGTCGCGCGCGACGCGTTGCTGCCAGTGCTCAATGAGCTTGGGTACGAGGGCTTCGTCAAAACCTCGGGCGGACGGGGGCTCCACGTGACCATTCCGATCGAACCCAAATGGGACTTCATCGAAGTGCGCCGGGCAGGTATCGCGCTGGCGCGCGAGGTTGTGCGCCGGAGCGAGGACCTCGCCACAGCGGCATGGTGGAAGGAAGAGCGTGGGAATCGGATATTCCTCGATTACAACCAGAACGCTCGGGACCGGACAGTCGCGTCAGCGTACTCGGCGCGTAAGACCCCGATCGCGACTGTTTCAGCTCCACTGACATGGGATGAAATTAACGACGCCGACGCGGATGACTTCACGATCGCCACCGTTCCCGCCCTGCTCAGTGAGCGTGGTGATCCGCATGCGGACCTCCACAAGACGTCGTACTCGATACAGACATTGCTTGACTGGTTTGCCCGGGACGAGGAGCAGGGCGAGGGGGAACTGCCGTATCCGCCGAACTATCCGAAAATGCCGGGCGAACCGAAACGAGTTCAGCCGAGCAGAGACCGGGACCGGTTGAGGGACTGA
- a CDS encoding ATP-dependent DNA ligase — protein MQLPVMPPLAPMLAKAAATVPEQAPDASAEPTWLYEPKWDGFRAIVFRDGDDVVIGSRGGKDLSRYFPEVVTAVRDELPGRCVVDGEIVVPQSTEEGTRLDWEALSARIHPAERRVRQLSVDTPALFVGFDLLAHHDRSLLDAPFGERRGMLTELAAAEIGPARCHVTRATNDAAVAQHWFETFEGAGLDGVIAKRLASRYLPNKRELVKVKHSRTAEAVVIGYRPHKSQPGVGSVLLGLYDGDELKMVGGMSAFTNAKRIKIQEDLDGIRSGDRAEGEVSRWRTSADAGFVPVRPERVAEVAYDQMEGDRFRHAVRLLRWRPDRDPRSCTYDQLEVPVRYDLADVLEGSAR, from the coding sequence GTGCAACTTCCGGTGATGCCTCCTTTAGCGCCGATGCTGGCCAAGGCCGCCGCAACCGTCCCTGAACAGGCGCCCGACGCCTCGGCCGAACCCACCTGGCTGTATGAGCCCAAATGGGACGGTTTCCGTGCGATCGTGTTCCGGGACGGAGACGACGTAGTGATCGGCTCTCGTGGCGGGAAGGACCTCTCCCGGTACTTTCCCGAGGTGGTGACTGCTGTTCGTGACGAGCTGCCAGGCCGGTGCGTCGTCGATGGCGAAATCGTCGTGCCGCAGAGCACCGAAGAGGGCACGCGGCTGGACTGGGAAGCCCTTTCGGCGCGCATTCACCCCGCAGAACGGCGGGTGCGCCAGCTTTCCGTTGACACCCCGGCCTTGTTCGTGGGCTTCGACCTTCTCGCGCATCACGATCGCTCTCTGCTTGACGCCCCTTTCGGCGAACGACGGGGCATGCTGACCGAACTGGCCGCAGCGGAGATCGGTCCGGCTAGATGCCACGTGACCAGGGCAACTAATGACGCCGCGGTCGCGCAACACTGGTTTGAGACGTTTGAAGGCGCCGGCCTCGACGGTGTGATCGCGAAGCGGCTGGCCTCGCGGTACCTGCCTAACAAGCGGGAGCTGGTCAAGGTCAAGCATTCCCGCACGGCAGAGGCGGTCGTGATCGGGTACCGGCCGCACAAAAGCCAGCCGGGCGTCGGGTCGGTCCTCCTTGGCCTGTATGACGGGGACGAACTCAAGATGGTCGGCGGGATGTCTGCGTTCACCAATGCCAAGCGAATCAAAATTCAGGAGGACCTTGACGGGATCCGTTCGGGGGACCGCGCGGAAGGCGAGGTCTCACGCTGGCGTACGTCCGCCGACGCGGGATTCGTCCCGGTGCGACCTGAGCGTGTGGCTGAAGTTGCGTACGACCAGATGGAGGGCGACAGATTCCGGCATGCGGTGCGGCTCTTGCGATGGCGGCCAGACCGGGATCCCCGATCGTGCACCTATGACCAGTTGGAGGTGCCGGTTCGCTACGACTTGGCTGACGTCCTCGAAGGGAGCGCGCGGTGA
- a CDS encoding NfeD family protein, producing the protein MATTRKAAKATRHLTDDQLVELSEALKEGKRATVYLREPLPGLGLEAGASARVVSIDGNTLIVRPRGVDDEIPFEAEELRRTKAAPPEPPKPAKSQAPRKRAPKSQSQAVPGKPAPVKEDPVEAPAASRALAAPRRKSAPKSAACAITLRADETGGWSVEVERSSGQQLKPASVTPDAVLRAVEALGHPAALRTAQTALDAARDAAARRVEELKQKLLEAESALHSLNDKE; encoded by the coding sequence ATGGCAACGACACGAAAAGCCGCGAAAGCGACACGGCACCTCACCGATGATCAGCTCGTGGAGCTCTCCGAAGCGCTGAAGGAAGGCAAACGTGCCACGGTCTACCTGCGCGAGCCATTGCCGGGGCTTGGTCTCGAAGCGGGTGCGTCAGCCCGCGTCGTCTCGATAGACGGCAACACGCTGATCGTGCGCCCTCGAGGCGTGGACGATGAGATCCCGTTCGAAGCAGAAGAGTTACGACGGACGAAAGCAGCCCCACCTGAACCCCCGAAACCGGCGAAGTCGCAGGCACCACGCAAGCGTGCGCCGAAATCTCAGTCGCAAGCAGTCCCCGGGAAGCCGGCCCCTGTCAAGGAAGATCCAGTGGAGGCACCCGCGGCATCGCGAGCACTGGCTGCCCCCCGGCGTAAGTCTGCGCCGAAGTCCGCCGCGTGCGCGATTACCCTGCGCGCAGACGAAACCGGCGGGTGGTCGGTCGAGGTGGAACGCTCCAGCGGGCAGCAGCTCAAACCTGCGTCAGTGACGCCGGACGCGGTCCTGCGTGCTGTCGAGGCACTGGGGCACCCTGCCGCCCTGAGGACCGCGCAAACCGCACTCGACGCTGCGCGCGACGCGGCAGCACGGCGTGTTGAGGAGCTTAAACAGAAGCTGCTGGAAGCAGAGTCGGCGCTGCACTCCCTCAACGACAAGGAGTAA
- a CDS encoding glycosyltransferase 87 family protein — MADSAHSSGGLRRFRLPWWAHAGLILAALLVVAFHIRVIPIGAPHWGLFQNMVDVQVYAVGGSLVREGQALYEGNVIGNLPFTYPPFAAVLFTVLAGLNKAWLIGLWAGATIAALWLTIVLSWRALGYRAGWQLLVVSAYLTVIATWLEPVRTTIWYGQINIFLMLLIVWDLTRPKGSVLRGWTVGIAAGIKLTPAFFFVYLVLAKQWRAFTTAVVAFLATVAIGFAVIPRDALTFWQGKLFEAERVGRIDSPANQSITGALAQILGTPEPSRLGVAAVTMVVLALGLTAMWLAHRSGQELLAVTLTGLTACMISPFSWGHHWVWFIPLLAILCHYAATSRYRVMWALPVALFLAAACWIQRFIDITQPAGVFYAIGTFMLLPSNPALVTTVRLAYPLIYLIIVVTVLAILGSRAYRARHNAEGHPQRGNLPVPADGGNVVPPSARSASRTARAIRHHRHEQTGATVGFGASAQS; from the coding sequence ATGGCAGATTCTGCCCACAGCAGCGGTGGTCTAAGGCGCTTTCGCTTGCCATGGTGGGCGCATGCCGGGCTTATTCTTGCGGCCCTACTCGTCGTTGCTTTCCATATTCGCGTCATCCCGATCGGTGCCCCGCACTGGGGCCTGTTCCAGAACATGGTCGACGTTCAGGTGTATGCCGTCGGCGGCTCCCTGGTTCGTGAGGGGCAGGCTCTTTACGAGGGCAACGTCATCGGCAATCTACCCTTCACGTATCCGCCATTCGCCGCGGTGCTCTTCACCGTCCTGGCTGGATTAAACAAGGCATGGCTGATTGGCCTGTGGGCTGGTGCGACAATCGCGGCGTTATGGCTCACTATTGTCCTCTCGTGGCGCGCGCTCGGCTACCGGGCAGGCTGGCAGTTGCTGGTCGTTAGCGCGTATCTGACGGTGATTGCGACGTGGCTCGAACCTGTCCGCACCACGATCTGGTACGGCCAGATCAACATCTTCCTGATGTTGCTTATCGTCTGGGATCTCACACGCCCTAAAGGCAGCGTCCTGCGCGGGTGGACCGTCGGCATTGCTGCGGGGATCAAGCTGACACCAGCCTTCTTCTTCGTCTACCTCGTTCTTGCGAAGCAGTGGCGTGCGTTTACAACGGCGGTTGTCGCGTTCCTTGCCACAGTGGCAATCGGGTTTGCAGTGATTCCCCGGGATGCCCTGACATTCTGGCAGGGCAAGTTGTTCGAGGCTGAACGGGTGGGCAGGATCGACTCTCCCGCGAATCAATCGATAACGGGAGCCCTCGCACAGATTCTCGGCACACCCGAGCCGTCACGTCTCGGCGTCGCAGCAGTCACGATGGTGGTACTTGCACTGGGACTCACCGCAATGTGGCTCGCTCATCGGTCGGGTCAAGAACTACTTGCCGTGACACTTACCGGCCTGACCGCGTGCATGATTTCACCGTTCTCTTGGGGCCATCATTGGGTGTGGTTCATTCCACTCCTCGCGATTCTGTGTCACTACGCGGCGACGTCGCGCTACCGCGTCATGTGGGCGCTTCCTGTTGCGTTGTTCCTCGCAGCGGCCTGCTGGATTCAGCGGTTCATCGATATCACGCAACCGGCGGGCGTGTTCTACGCCATCGGCACCTTCATGCTCCTGCCCTCGAATCCTGCCCTCGTCACGACCGTCCGTTTGGCGTACCCCCTGATCTACCTCATCATTGTCGTGACCGTCCTCGCGATCCTCGGTTCGCGCGCGTATCGCGCTCGCCACAACGCAGAGGGACACCCGCAACGAGGCAATCTGCCTGTCCCTGCCGACGGTGGCAATGTCGTTCCGCCTTCCGCCCGCAGCGCGTCTCGAACAGCGCGGGCGATCAGGCACCACCGGCATGAACAGACCGGGGCAACTGTTGGCTTCGGAGCGTCAGCCCAGAGTTAG
- a CDS encoding ATP-dependent DNA ligase: MSKLVIDGYTVALTHLDKVLYPETGTTKGEIIAYYEAIASVMLPHIRDRPATRKRWPDGVTATPFFEKNIPFSAPDWIPRLPLEHKSRTVTYPLLNSTAALVWIGQQAALEVHVPQWIARSGKPGPANRIVFDLDPGPGTTLADCAVVAKRIREIFREIGLPVYPVTSGSKGLHLYVPLVDPVSSAQASRVAQSVAASLERALPELVTATMSKAARPGKIFVDWSQNSAAKTTIAPYSLRGQSHPYVAAPRSWEELDDPHIAHLTFSDVLRRVDEFGDLLSPERPRPSESGPDRLALYRAKRDRALTPEPVPEPSENLKENESEPLFVIQEHHARRLHYDFRLERDGVLVSWAVPKNIPDTPDVNHLAVQTEEHPMAYGSFAGEIPRGQYGAGEVKIWDRGTYTLEKWRDDEVIVELHGKRAQGRYALIKTGGKNWLMHKMKAPDANRRVRGIPRGLSPMLAKSASIKRLDAGEWAFEGKWDGYRAIAEISEGTVRLLSRSGIDVTRDYPQLRQLSEDLGGHEVVLDGELVGFGEEGVTSFARLREAPREATYLVFDVLYLDGTSLTRKPWSDRRKVLEAVAGLLRCASVPPLLTGSAEDAIAESVQRGWEGVIAKRRDSIYLPGQRGTAWLKHKNWRTQNVVVGGWKPGEGGHGGGIGALLVGVMRDGKLRYAGRVGTGWSEKQRAELLERLTLLVQEKSPFADWASEPESSETQLRDVVWVRPEMEGTVRFQEWTSARRLRHPVWMRS; the protein is encoded by the coding sequence ATGTCGAAACTGGTCATCGACGGGTATACCGTTGCGCTCACGCATCTCGACAAAGTGCTCTACCCCGAAACGGGAACCACCAAGGGTGAGATTATCGCTTACTACGAGGCAATCGCCTCGGTGATGCTGCCGCACATTCGTGACCGGCCTGCGACCCGAAAACGCTGGCCGGACGGGGTGACGGCGACGCCATTTTTTGAGAAGAACATTCCGTTCTCCGCCCCAGACTGGATTCCGCGTCTTCCCCTCGAGCACAAGTCGCGCACGGTGACGTATCCGTTGCTCAATTCCACTGCCGCGCTCGTGTGGATCGGTCAGCAGGCGGCACTGGAAGTGCATGTGCCCCAGTGGATCGCTCGGTCGGGAAAGCCGGGGCCAGCTAACCGGATCGTGTTTGACCTCGACCCCGGGCCAGGCACGACGCTGGCGGACTGCGCGGTCGTCGCGAAACGTATTCGGGAGATCTTCCGCGAGATCGGCCTGCCTGTCTATCCGGTCACGTCAGGCAGTAAGGGACTGCACCTCTATGTACCGCTCGTAGATCCCGTGAGCTCCGCGCAGGCGTCCCGTGTTGCGCAATCCGTTGCGGCGAGCCTCGAACGTGCGCTCCCCGAACTGGTTACCGCCACCATGTCCAAAGCGGCGCGTCCCGGCAAGATCTTCGTCGACTGGAGCCAGAACTCGGCAGCAAAAACGACCATCGCGCCGTATTCACTACGGGGCCAGTCACACCCGTACGTCGCGGCCCCCCGTTCCTGGGAAGAACTCGACGACCCGCACATCGCACACCTGACGTTTTCGGACGTGCTGCGCCGCGTCGATGAATTCGGGGACCTGCTGTCACCTGAGCGGCCGCGGCCAAGTGAGTCAGGCCCGGATCGGCTTGCTCTGTACCGGGCGAAACGCGACCGCGCGCTAACCCCGGAACCGGTCCCGGAACCGAGTGAAAATCTCAAGGAAAATGAAAGTGAGCCACTCTTCGTCATCCAGGAACATCATGCCCGCCGACTGCACTACGACTTCAGGCTCGAGCGCGACGGTGTACTCGTCTCGTGGGCGGTGCCGAAGAACATCCCCGACACCCCGGACGTCAACCACCTTGCCGTGCAGACCGAAGAACATCCGATGGCGTACGGGAGCTTCGCGGGGGAGATCCCGCGTGGCCAGTACGGCGCGGGCGAGGTGAAGATCTGGGATCGCGGCACATACACGCTGGAAAAGTGGCGCGACGATGAGGTGATCGTCGAACTTCATGGGAAACGCGCCCAAGGCAGATATGCGTTGATCAAAACGGGCGGCAAGAACTGGCTGATGCACAAGATGAAGGCGCCGGACGCGAATCGCCGCGTGCGGGGCATACCGCGCGGCTTGTCACCGATGCTTGCCAAGTCGGCGTCCATAAAGCGACTTGACGCCGGGGAGTGGGCGTTCGAGGGCAAGTGGGACGGTTACCGTGCGATCGCCGAGATCAGCGAGGGCACGGTGCGGCTGCTGAGCCGCAGCGGAATTGATGTGACGCGCGACTACCCACAACTGCGGCAGCTCAGCGAGGACCTGGGTGGTCATGAGGTGGTCCTCGATGGCGAACTAGTCGGTTTCGGCGAAGAGGGGGTGACGAGCTTCGCGCGGCTCAGGGAAGCACCACGTGAGGCGACCTACCTGGTTTTCGACGTGCTTTATCTCGACGGCACCTCGCTGACACGGAAACCCTGGTCCGACCGGCGGAAGGTGCTCGAAGCCGTTGCTGGTCTCTTGCGGTGTGCGAGTGTTCCGCCGCTGCTCACGGGTTCGGCCGAGGATGCGATCGCTGAGTCGGTTCAGCGAGGCTGGGAAGGCGTGATCGCGAAGCGCCGCGACTCGATTTATCTGCCCGGTCAACGAGGCACCGCCTGGCTCAAGCACAAGAACTGGCGGACCCAAAACGTCGTTGTGGGTGGCTGGAAACCAGGCGAAGGAGGCCACGGTGGCGGCATCGGCGCCTTACTGGTGGGAGTGATGCGGGATGGGAAGCTTCGCTACGCGGGACGCGTAGGAACGGGGTGGTCGGAGAAACAGCGCGCCGAACTGCTTGAGCGGTTGACGCTCCTTGTGCAGGAAAAAAGCCCGTTCGCCGACTGGGCAAGCGAACCTGAGTCGTCTGAAACCCAGTTGCGTGATGTCGTGTGGGTCAGGCCCGAGATGGAGGGGACCGTGCGGTTCCAGGAGTGGACCAGCGCGCGACGGCTGCGCCATCCCGTCTGGATGCGTAGCTAA
- the ku gene encoding non-homologous end joining protein Ku, translated as MRSIWKGALTFGLVNVPVKVYAATEDHDISFHQVHAEDRGRIRYRRICEECGKQVEFRDIAKAYTSDDDEMVIITDEDLASIPKDITREIEVVEFVPADQLDPVMFDRAYYLEPDGKSTKAYQLLQKTLAGTDRIAIAHFALRSKTRLAALRVKGNTLMVQTLLWPDEIRDPEFSSLEKEAKISKAELDMANQVVDSMTKDFEPDQHADEYQEKLRELIENKLAQGESYTPPEPTGEDLDKDVSDLLASLEATLKASSQKK; from the coding sequence ATGCGCTCAATATGGAAAGGTGCACTCACTTTCGGGCTCGTCAACGTGCCCGTGAAGGTGTACGCGGCGACAGAAGACCACGACATCAGTTTCCACCAGGTTCACGCAGAGGACCGTGGGCGCATCAGATATCGCCGGATTTGCGAAGAATGCGGGAAACAAGTCGAATTCCGGGACATAGCGAAGGCGTACACCTCCGATGATGACGAAATGGTCATCATCACTGACGAGGACCTGGCGAGCATCCCCAAAGACATCACCCGCGAAATCGAGGTCGTCGAGTTCGTACCTGCTGACCAGCTCGACCCGGTCATGTTCGATCGTGCGTATTATCTCGAGCCCGACGGCAAGTCCACCAAGGCATATCAACTGCTGCAGAAGACTCTTGCCGGAACGGACCGCATCGCGATCGCGCATTTCGCACTGCGCAGCAAGACACGACTTGCCGCACTGCGCGTCAAAGGCAATACGCTGATGGTGCAGACGCTGCTGTGGCCCGATGAGATCCGCGATCCCGAATTCTCCTCACTTGAAAAAGAGGCGAAGATCAGCAAGGCCGAACTCGACATGGCCAATCAAGTCGTCGACTCGATGACCAAGGATTTCGAACCCGACCAGCACGCCGATGAATACCAGGAAAAGCTGCGTGAACTGATCGAGAACAAACTCGCACAGGGCGAGTCGTACACACCACCCGAACCTACCGGTGAAGATCTCGACAAGGACGTCTCCGACCTTCTCGCTTCGCTCGAAGCGACGCTGAAGGCGAGTAGTCAAAAGAAATGA
- a CDS encoding DUF6986 family protein encodes MINLDALLAPVDQFLEQHYPTPFRLGQPPHTVYVSGADASEAITQAWAAQALGLIDTHHDLLQTLDEHGVLPRVIDRLSERPIHDLRFDFEDGYGWRDDAIENRHALRAGEALQRLSQQSDGPQSCGVRPKGLAPHERHRLVQTLEAVLAGAGGVPAGFVFTVPKLRHADQVPAVVALCREFERVHGLSDGALKFELQIESPQAVIAADGTVPLAPALHASEGRCTGLHFGTYDYSAACGIAPQHQSLDHPVADHAKAVMLAAAAQTGVWVCDGSTQIVPAGEEKQQESALRNHHRLVTRSLANGFYQGWDMHPGHLVTRWLATFSFYRESLAVAAPRLESYLRRQSGGVVDEPATAQALATVVLRGLDCGAFEEADVVALSSHSSTGILEELVQRTLPDTP; translated from the coding sequence ATGATCAATCTCGACGCTTTACTCGCCCCTGTTGACCAATTTCTCGAGCAGCATTACCCCACTCCATTTCGCTTGGGCCAGCCGCCGCACACCGTGTATGTCAGCGGCGCGGACGCATCCGAAGCCATCACACAAGCGTGGGCGGCACAGGCTCTTGGGCTGATCGACACACACCACGATCTGCTCCAGACGCTTGATGAGCATGGGGTACTCCCCCGTGTCATTGACCGGTTGAGCGAAAGACCCATTCACGACTTACGGTTCGACTTTGAAGACGGCTACGGCTGGCGTGATGACGCGATAGAAAATCGACATGCGTTGCGTGCCGGAGAAGCGCTGCAGCGGCTCTCCCAGCAGTCCGATGGGCCGCAGAGCTGCGGTGTCCGACCGAAAGGCCTCGCTCCCCACGAACGCCACCGGCTCGTCCAGACTCTCGAAGCAGTTCTCGCTGGGGCAGGCGGCGTACCGGCCGGGTTCGTCTTCACCGTGCCCAAGCTTCGTCACGCTGACCAGGTTCCTGCTGTGGTCGCACTCTGCCGCGAGTTTGAACGGGTTCACGGTCTCAGCGACGGAGCGCTGAAGTTTGAGCTGCAGATTGAGTCGCCACAAGCCGTGATCGCCGCTGACGGCACTGTTCCCCTTGCCCCTGCGCTTCATGCTTCGGAAGGCCGCTGCACCGGACTGCATTTCGGCACATACGACTACAGCGCCGCCTGCGGAATCGCCCCGCAGCATCAGTCGCTCGATCACCCGGTCGCTGATCACGCGAAAGCAGTCATGCTCGCTGCTGCTGCCCAAACGGGGGTTTGGGTGTGCGACGGATCGACTCAGATCGTCCCTGCAGGCGAGGAGAAACAGCAGGAGTCGGCTCTCCGTAATCACCATCGGCTGGTGACGCGGTCCCTCGCGAACGGCTTTTATCAGGGCTGGGATATGCACCCCGGCCACCTCGTCACTCGATGGCTTGCCACGTTCAGTTTTTACCGTGAATCGCTGGCTGTGGCGGCCCCGCGGCTGGAGAGTTACTTGCGGCGCCAGTCAGGCGGAGTTGTCGACGAACCCGCGACCGCGCAGGCGCTCGCCACAGTGGTGCTCCGGGGACTTGACTGCGGTGCGTTCGAGGAGGCAGACGTTGTCGCGCTGAGTTCTCACAGCAGTACGGGGATACTGGAGGAGTTAGTGCAGCGAACGCTGCCCGATACTCCCTGA